In the Hordeum vulgare subsp. vulgare chromosome 7H, MorexV3_pseudomolecules_assembly, whole genome shotgun sequence genome, one interval contains:
- the LOC123410594 gene encoding WAT1-related protein At3g30340-like, whose translation MGGTGGGGVWPVVVMVFLNVIAAVMVSLVKVAMNGGLDPLVLVTLQQLTAACFLGPIAFFREGKARPKMTLEIFAYLFASAALGAALRQYMIFVALRYTTATFVTAFSNVAPVLTFLLAAATRSESLNLRTATGAAKLAGTLVSLAGAMVLTFYRGVPLTHAHHGGQLHYSAPSPASSVADPGASKRWTLGTVAILGNCVCLSCWFLLHGRLARKYPYVYSCNAFMSTFSFLQVAAVGLCAHRSLGLAAWLVTSKFQILTILYAGVVGCGVSFVLLTWCIEKRGPVFVAAFIPVVQIIVSVMDFTVLHETLYLGSVLGSVFVIGGLYLLLWGKRQEALQQPPKVAEDESEQQQQPQQQQQQVQVQMQP comes from the exons ATGGGAGggaccggcggcggcggggtctggccggtggtggtgatggtgttcctCAACGTGATCGCGGCGGTCATGGTGTCCCTCGTCAAGGTCGCCATGAACGGCGGGCTGGACCCGCTGGTGCTCGTGACGCTGCAGCAGCTCACCGCCGCATGCTTCCTCGGCCCCATCGCCTTCTTCCGGGAAGGCAAGGCGCGGCCCAAGATGACGCTGGAGATCTTCGCCTACCTCTTCGCCAGCGCGGCGCTGGGGGCGGCGCTGCGGCAGTACATGATCTTCGTCGCGCTGCGGTACACCACGGCCACCTTCGTCACGGCCTTCTCCAACGTGGCCCCCGTGCTCAccttcctgctcgccgccgccacccggtCCGAGTCGCTCAACCTCCGCACGGCCACGGGCGCCGCCAAGCTCGCCGGCACGCTCGTGTCGCTGGCCGGCGCCATGGTGCTCACCTTCTACCGCGGCGTGCCCCTCACCCACGCCCACCACGGCGGCCAGCTCCATTACTCTGCTCCGTCGCCGGCGTCGTCGGTTGCCGACCCCGGCGCCAGCAAGAGGTGGACGCTCGGCACCGTGGCCATCCTCGGCAACTGCGTCTGCCTCTCCTGCTGGTTCCTGCTCCACGGCCGCCTCGCCCGCAAGTACCCCTACGTCTACTCCTGCAACGCCTTCATGTCCACCTTCAGCTTCCTCCAGGTCGCCGCCGTCGGCCTCTGCGCCCACCGcagcctcggcctcgccgcctgGCTCGTCACCTCCAAGTTCCAGATCCTCACCATCCTCTACGCC GGAGTGGTGGGGTGCGGCGTGTCGTTCGTGCTGCTCACGTGGTGCATCGAGAAGAGGGGGCCGGTGTTCGTGGCGGCCTTCATCCCGGTGGTGCAGATCATCGTCTCCGTCATGGACTTCACCGTGCTGCACGAGACGCTCTACCTCGGAAG TGTGCTGGGATCAGTGTTCGTGATAGGTGGGCTGTACCTGCTGCTGTGGGGCAAGAGGCAGGAGGCCCTGCAGCAGCCTCCAAAAGTTGCAGAGGATGAAtcggagcagcaacaacaaccacaacagcagcagcagcaagtgcAGGTGCAGATGCAGCCCTGA